In Deltaproteobacteria bacterium, one DNA window encodes the following:
- a CDS encoding ParA family protein, giving the protein MGIIIAVANQKGGVGKTTTAVNLAASLSVAEKTCLLVDCDPQGNATTGLGVDKSRLAGGLYGLMMGLDSPEQAVIKTKVPGLSLVGSNSDLIGAEVELASKDGREFRLRRGLLPLRADYDYIFMDCPPSLGLLTVNALAAADSVLVPLQCEYYALEGLTQLLETLRAVRNGLNPGLALEGILLTMYDTRNNLSIQVEEEVRNHFKERVFKTVIPRNVRLSEAPSHGEPILFYDIKSKGAQSYLSLARELIRRGSRSYEQT; this is encoded by the coding sequence ATGGGGATCATAATAGCAGTTGCCAACCAGAAAGGAGGCGTAGGGAAGACCACAACAGCGGTCAATCTTGCGGCATCCTTGTCGGTGGCGGAAAAGACCTGTCTTCTCGTTGACTGCGATCCGCAGGGAAACGCCACGACCGGTCTCGGCGTAGACAAGTCACGTCTCGCAGGAGGGCTTTACGGCCTGATGATGGGGCTGGATTCCCCGGAGCAGGCGGTCATCAAGACCAAGGTCCCGGGATTGTCTCTTGTTGGATCGAATTCCGATCTCATCGGGGCCGAAGTGGAACTGGCCTCAAAGGATGGCAGGGAGTTTCGCCTCAGGCGGGGTCTTCTTCCCCTTAGGGCCGATTATGATTATATCTTCATGGATTGCCCCCCTTCCTTGGGGTTGTTGACGGTGAACGCCCTGGCGGCGGCGGACTCTGTCCTGGTTCCTCTCCAATGTGAATATTACGCGCTGGAGGGGTTGACTCAGTTGCTCGAGACTCTGCGGGCCGTGAGAAACGGACTCAACCCGGGACTTGCCCTGGAGGGGATATTGTTGACCATGTATGATACCCGGAACAATCTGTCGATCCAGGTGGAAGAGGAGGTGCGGAATCATTTCAAGGAGAGGGTATTCAAGACCGTTATTCCCCGTAATGTCCGCCTGAGTGAGGCCCCCAGCCATGGGGAGCCCATCCTGTTTTACGATATCAAATCCAAGGGTGCGCAGAGCTATCTGTCTCTGGCCCGGGAATTGATAAGGAGGGGATCTCGCAGCTATGAGCAAACGTAG